The proteins below come from a single Streptomyces sp. MRC013 genomic window:
- a CDS encoding F0F1 ATP synthase subunit gamma has translation MGAQLRVYKRRIRSVTATKKITKAMEMIAASRIVKAQRKVAASTPYATELTRAVTAVATGSNTNHPLTTEAESPTRAAVLLVTSDRGLAGGYSSNAIKQADRLTERLRGEGKEVDTYIVGRKGVAYYGFRERKVADAWTGFSDNPTYADAKQVAAPLIAAVRQDTADGGVDELHIVFTEFVSMMTQTPVDDRMLPLSLAKAAEETGGRGEILPLFDFEPSAEDVLDALLPRYVESRVYNALLQAAASEHAARRRAMKSATDNAGELINSLSRLANAARQAEITQEISEIVGGASALADATAGSDK, from the coding sequence ATGGGAGCGCAGCTCCGGGTCTACAAGCGTCGCATCCGGTCCGTCACCGCGACGAAGAAGATCACCAAGGCGATGGAGATGATCGCCGCCTCGCGCATCGTCAAGGCGCAGCGCAAGGTGGCGGCCTCCACGCCGTACGCGACCGAGCTCACCCGCGCGGTCACGGCGGTGGCGACCGGTTCGAACACCAACCACCCCCTCACCACGGAGGCGGAGTCCCCGACCCGTGCCGCGGTCCTGCTCGTCACGAGCGACCGCGGTCTGGCCGGCGGCTACTCCTCCAACGCCATCAAGCAGGCCGACCGGCTCACCGAGCGGCTGCGCGGCGAGGGCAAGGAGGTCGACACGTACATCGTCGGCCGCAAGGGCGTGGCCTACTACGGCTTCCGCGAGCGCAAGGTCGCGGACGCCTGGACCGGCTTCTCCGACAACCCGACCTACGCGGACGCCAAGCAGGTGGCCGCCCCGCTGATCGCGGCCGTCCGGCAGGACACCGCGGACGGTGGTGTCGACGAGCTGCACATCGTCTTCACGGAGTTCGTGTCGATGATGACGCAGACGCCGGTGGACGACCGGATGCTGCCGCTCAGCCTCGCGAAGGCCGCGGAGGAGACCGGGGGCAGGGGCGAGATCCTTCCCCTGTTCGACTTCGAGCCGTCGGCGGAGGACGTCCTCGACGCCCTCCTGCCGCGCTACGTCGAGAGCCGCGTCTACAACGCCCTGCTGCAGGCCGCCGCCTCCGAGCACGCGGCCCGCCGCCGGGCGATGAAGTCGGCGACCGACAACGCGGGAGAGCTGATCAACTCGCTCTCGCGCCTTGCCAACGCGGCCCGCCAGGCCGAAATCACCCAGGAAATCAGCGAGATCGTCGGTGGCGCGAGCGCCCTCGCCGACGCGACCGCGGGGAGTGACAAGTAA
- the atpA gene encoding F0F1 ATP synthase subunit alpha, which yields MAELTIRPEEIRDALENFVQSYKPDAASREEVGTVSLAGDGIAKVEGLPSTMANELLKFEDGTLGLALNLEEREIGAIVLGEFSGIEEGQSVQRTGEVLSVAVGEGYLGRVVDPLGNPIDGLGEIETSGRRALELQAPTVMQRKSVHEPMETGYKAVDAMTPIGRGQRQLIIGDRQTGKTALAVDTIINQRDNWRTGDPKKQVRCIYVAIGQKGSTIASVRGALEEAGALEYTTIVAAPASDPAGFKYLAPYTGSAIGQQWMYEGKHVLIVFDDLSKQADAYRAVSLLLRRPPGREAYPGDVFYLHSRLLERCAKLSDEMGAGSMTGLPIVETKANDVSAFIPTNVISITDGQCFLESDLFNAGQRPALNVGISVSRVGGSAQHKAMKQVSGRLRVDLAQFRELEAFAAFGSDLDAASKAALERGKRMVELLKQPQYQPMSTENQVVSVWAGTTGKMDDVPVQDIRRFETELLDFLHREHKSLMTSIREGGKMSDDTLGKVAECIADFKKQFETFDGKLLGEDAPATVNVSK from the coding sequence ATGGCGGAGCTCACGATCCGGCCGGAGGAGATCCGGGACGCGCTGGAGAACTTTGTCCAGTCGTACAAGCCGGACGCGGCCTCGCGCGAGGAGGTCGGTACGGTCAGCCTTGCCGGCGACGGCATCGCGAAGGTGGAGGGTCTTCCCTCGACCATGGCCAACGAGCTGCTGAAGTTCGAGGACGGCACCCTCGGCCTCGCCCTCAACCTCGAGGAGCGCGAGATCGGTGCCATTGTCCTCGGCGAGTTCAGCGGCATCGAGGAGGGCCAGTCGGTCCAGCGCACCGGCGAGGTCCTGTCCGTCGCCGTCGGCGAGGGCTACCTGGGTCGCGTCGTCGACCCGCTCGGCAACCCGATCGACGGCCTCGGCGAGATCGAGACGTCCGGCCGCCGCGCCCTCGAGCTGCAGGCCCCCACGGTCATGCAGCGCAAGTCGGTGCACGAGCCGATGGAGACGGGCTACAAGGCCGTCGACGCGATGACCCCGATCGGCCGTGGTCAGCGTCAGCTGATCATCGGCGACCGCCAGACCGGCAAGACCGCCCTGGCCGTCGACACGATCATCAACCAGCGTGACAACTGGCGCACCGGCGACCCGAAGAAGCAGGTCCGCTGCATCTACGTCGCCATCGGCCAGAAGGGCTCCACCATCGCGTCCGTCCGCGGCGCGCTGGAGGAGGCCGGTGCCCTGGAGTACACGACCATCGTCGCCGCCCCGGCGTCCGACCCGGCCGGCTTCAAGTACCTGGCGCCCTACACCGGCTCCGCCATCGGCCAGCAGTGGATGTACGAGGGCAAGCACGTCCTCATCGTCTTCGACGACCTGTCGAAGCAGGCCGACGCCTACCGCGCCGTGTCGCTGCTGCTGCGCCGCCCGCCGGGCCGCGAGGCCTACCCGGGTGACGTCTTCTACCTGCACTCCCGCCTGCTGGAGCGCTGCGCCAAGCTCTCCGACGAGATGGGCGCCGGCTCCATGACCGGTCTCCCGATCGTCGAGACCAAGGCCAACGACGTCTCGGCGTTCATCCCGACCAACGTCATCTCCATCACCGACGGCCAGTGCTTCCTGGAGTCCGACCTGTTCAACGCCGGTCAGCGCCCGGCCCTGAACGTCGGCATCTCGGTCTCCCGCGTCGGTGGCTCCGCCCAGCACAAGGCCATGAAGCAGGTCTCCGGCCGGCTCCGCGTCGACCTGGCCCAGTTCCGCGAGCTGGAGGCGTTCGCCGCCTTCGGCTCCGACCTGGACGCCGCGTCGAAGGCCGCCCTGGAGCGCGGCAAGCGCATGGTCGAGCTGCTGAAGCAGCCGCAGTACCAGCCGATGTCGACCGAGAACCAGGTCGTCTCCGTCTGGGCCGGCACCACCGGCAAGATGGACGACGTCCCGGTCCAGGACATCCGCCGCTTCGAGACGGAGCTGCTGGACTTCCTGCACCGCGAGCACAAGTCGCTCATGACGTCGATCCGCGAGGGCGGCAAGATGTCGGACGACACGCTCGGCAAGGTCGCGGAGTGCATCGCCGACTTCAAGAAGCAGTTCGAGACCTTCGACGGCAAGCTGCTCGGCGAGGACGCCCCGGCCACCGTCAACGTCTCCAAGTGA
- a CDS encoding F0F1 ATP synthase subunit delta — MNGASREALAAARERLDALTDNTSVDAGRLAEELAAVTALLDREVSLRRVLTDPAQAGEAKADLAVRLLSGQVGGETVDLVSGMVRSRWSQSRDLVDAVEELADTADLTAAQKAGVLDDVEDELFRFGRIATSSPELRVALTDRAATATAKGELLRRLLGGRANAATERLIVRLVTQPRGRSLEGGLESLSKLAASRRDRMVAVVTSAVPLTDRQKERLGAVLAKMYGRKMHLNLDVDPAVLGGISVRIGDEVVNGTIASRLDEATRRLAG; from the coding sequence ATGAACGGAGCGAGCCGCGAGGCACTGGCTGCCGCGCGCGAGCGTCTCGACGCGCTGACCGACAACACGTCGGTCGACGCCGGGAGGCTCGCCGAGGAGCTGGCCGCCGTCACCGCGCTGCTCGACCGCGAGGTGTCGCTGCGTCGGGTCCTCACCGACCCGGCGCAGGCCGGCGAGGCCAAGGCCGACCTGGCCGTGCGACTGCTGAGCGGTCAGGTGGGCGGCGAGACCGTCGACCTGGTCTCCGGCATGGTCCGTTCCCGCTGGTCCCAGTCGCGCGACCTGGTCGACGCGGTCGAGGAGCTGGCGGACACCGCGGACCTCACCGCGGCCCAGAAGGCCGGCGTCCTCGACGACGTCGAGGACGAGCTGTTCCGGTTCGGCCGGATCGCGACCTCCAGCCCCGAGCTGAGGGTCGCGCTGACCGACCGGGCCGCCACGGCCACCGCCAAGGGCGAGCTGCTGCGCCGCCTCCTCGGCGGCCGGGCCAACGCGGCGACCGAGCGGCTGATCGTCCGCCTGGTCACCCAGCCGCGAGGACGTAGCCTGGAGGGGGGACTCGAGTCCCTGTCCAAGCTCGCCGCCTCGCGCCGGGACCGGATGGTCGCGGTCGTCACCTCGGCGGTACCGCTCACCGACCGGCAGAAGGAACGCCTCGGCGCGGTGCTGGCGAAGATGTACGGCCGGAAGATGCACCTGAACCTCGACGTGGACCCCGCGGTCCTCGGCGGGATCTCGGTGCGGATCGGCGACGAGGTCGTCAACGGCACGATCGCCTCCCGCCTCGACGAGGCGACGAGGCGGCTGGCCGGCTGA
- a CDS encoding F0F1 ATP synthase subunit B — protein sequence MNALFLAAAEEPQNPLLPHLDELVIGLIAFAIVFGFLAKKLLPNINKVLEERREAIEGGIEKAESAQIEAQSVLEQYKAQLAEARHEAARLRQEAQEQGAAIIAEMKAEGQRQREEIVAAGHAQIEADRKAAASALRQDVGKLATDLAGKLVGESLEDVARQSRTIDRFLDELEEKAEAAR from the coding sequence GTGAACGCTCTGTTCCTTGCGGCGGCGGAGGAGCCCCAGAATCCTCTGCTTCCGCATCTCGACGAGCTCGTCATCGGCCTGATCGCCTTCGCCATCGTCTTCGGCTTCCTCGCCAAGAAGCTCCTCCCGAACATCAACAAGGTTCTGGAAGAGCGCCGCGAGGCCATCGAGGGCGGGATCGAGAAGGCCGAGTCGGCCCAGATCGAGGCCCAGAGTGTGCTTGAGCAGTACAAGGCTCAGCTCGCCGAGGCCCGCCACGAGGCCGCGCGTCTGCGCCAGGAGGCACAGGAGCAGGGCGCCGCGATCATCGCCGAGATGAAGGCGGAAGGCCAGCGTCAGCGCGAGGAGATCGTCGCCGCCGGCCACGCGCAGATCGAGGCCGACCGCAAGGCGGCCGCCTCCGCTCTGCGCCAGGACGTCGGCAAGCTCGCCACCGACCTGGCCGGCAAGCTGGTCGGCGAGTCCCTCGAGGACGTCGCCCGCCAGAGCCGCACCATCGACCGCTTCCTCGACGAGCTCGAGGAGAAGGCCGAGGCCGCCCGATGA
- the atpE gene encoding ATP synthase F0 subunit C, with protein sequence MSALETLAAVNGNVASIGYGLAAIGPGVGVGIIFGNGTQALARQPEAAGLIRTNQIMGFAFCEALALIGIVMGFVYK encoded by the coding sequence ATGTCCGCTCTCGAGACTCTCGCCGCTGTCAACGGAAACGTCGCCTCCATCGGCTACGGCCTGGCCGCGATCGGCCCCGGCGTCGGCGTCGGCATCATCTTCGGTAACGGCACCCAGGCCCTCGCCCGCCAGCCCGAGGCGGCCGGCCTGATCCGCACCAACCAGATCATGGGTTTCGCCTTCTGTGAGGCGCTCGCCCTCATCGGCATCGTCATGGGCTTCGTCTACAAGTAA
- the atpB gene encoding F0F1 ATP synthase subunit A, protein MSADQTLAFDPDCHIFTGCGFPAPGLHTFLYEPIAVVGGFEFTKPMLLALLGSIAVVAFFWAAFAKPKLVPGKVQMIGEAGYDFVRRGIVYEIIGKKDGEKYVPFMVSLFFFVWIMNLWSIIPLAQFPVTSLIAFPAGLAAIVYVTWVGLTFKKHGFVGGWKNILGYDKSLGAILPLIMLLEFFSNLIIRPFTHAVRLFANMFAGHLLIVMFSLATWYLMNGLGFVYAGASFVMVVIMTAFELFIQAVQAYVFVLLASSYVQGALSEHH, encoded by the coding sequence GTGAGTGCTGACCAGACGCTTGCCTTCGACCCCGATTGCCACATCTTCACCGGATGCGGCTTCCCGGCGCCGGGCCTCCACACCTTCCTGTACGAGCCCATCGCCGTGGTCGGCGGCTTCGAGTTCACCAAGCCGATGCTGCTGGCGCTGCTGGGCTCGATCGCGGTCGTCGCGTTCTTCTGGGCCGCCTTCGCCAAGCCGAAGCTGGTGCCCGGCAAGGTGCAGATGATCGGTGAGGCCGGGTACGACTTCGTCCGCCGCGGCATCGTCTACGAGATCATCGGCAAGAAGGACGGCGAGAAGTACGTGCCGTTCATGGTCTCGCTGTTCTTCTTCGTGTGGATCATGAACCTCTGGTCCATCATCCCGCTCGCGCAGTTCCCGGTCACCTCCCTGATCGCCTTCCCGGCCGGTCTCGCCGCGATCGTCTACGTGACCTGGGTCGGCCTGACCTTCAAGAAGCACGGCTTCGTCGGCGGCTGGAAGAACATCCTCGGCTACGACAAGTCCCTCGGCGCGATCCTGCCGCTGATCATGCTCCTCGAGTTCTTCTCGAACCTGATCATCCGGCCCTTCACCCACGCGGTGCGGCTCTTCGCGAACATGTTCGCCGGCCACCTGCTGATCGTCATGTTCTCCCTGGCGACCTGGTACCTGATGAACGGCCTCGGCTTCGTCTACGCCGGCGCCTCGTTCGTCATGGTCGTCATCATGACGGCCTTCGAGCTCTTCATCCAGGCCGTCCAGGCGTACGTCTTCGTGCTCCTGGCCAGCAGCTACGTCCAGGGCGCGCTCTCCGAGCACCACTGA